gctaactacggcacctatattgttattgtctgaagggaatgatgattttgtgatttattgtgacgcatcaaagcgaggtctcggttgtgtattaatgcaacgaacgaaggtgattgcttatgcgtctagacaattgaagattcacgaacaaaattatacgacgcatgatttggaattaggcgcggttgtttttgcattaaagacttggaggcactacttatatggggtcaaaagtattatatataccgaccacaaaagtcttcaacacatatttaatcataaacaactgaatatgaggcagcgtaggtggattgaattattgaatgattacaactttgagattcgttaccacccggggaaggcaaatgtggtagccaatgccttgagcaggaaggacagagaacccattcgagtaaaatctatgaatataatgattcataataaccttactactcaaataaaggaggcgcaacaaggagttttaaaaaagggaaatttaaaggatgaaatacccaaaggatcggagaagcatcttaatattcgggaagacggaacccggtatagggctgaaaggatttgggtaccaaaatttggagatatgagagaaatggtacaaggatctcaagaaacatttttggtggccgggtatgaaagccgatgttgctaaatacgtaggagaatgtttgacgtgttctaaggtcaaagctgagaatcagaaaccatcaggtctacttcaataacccgaaatcccggaatggaaatgggaaaacattaccatggatttcatcactaaattgccaaggactgcaagtggttttgatactatttggataatagttgatcgtctcaccaaatcagcacacttcctgccaataagagaagatgacaagatggagaagttagcacgactgtatttgaaggaagtcatctccagacatggaataccaatctctattatctctgatagggatggcagatttatttcaagattctggcagacattacagcaagcattaggaactcgtctagacatgagtacttcctatcatccacaaactgatgggcagagcgaaaggacgatacaaacgcttgaagacatgctacgagcttgtgttattgatttcggaaacagttgggatcgacatctaccgttagcagaattttcctacaacaacagctaccattcaaacattgagatggcgccgttcgaagcactttatggtagaaagtgcaggtctccgatttgttagagtgaggtgggggatagacagattacgggtccggagattatacaagaaactaccgagaagatcatccaaattcaacaacggttgaaaaccgcccaaagtcgacaaaagagctacgctgacattaaaagaaaagatatagaatttgaaattggagagatggtcatgcttaaagtttcaccttggaaaggtgttgttcgatttggtaaacgagggaaattaaatccaaggtatattggaccattcaagattattgatcgtgtcggaccagtagcttaccgacttgagttacctcaacaactcgcggctgtacataacactttccacgtctcaaatttgaagaaatgttttgctaaagaagatctcactattccattagatgaaatccaaatcaacgaaaaacttcaattcatcgaagaacccgtcgaaataatggatcgtgaggttaaaagactaaagcaaaacaagataccaattgttaaggttcgatggaatgctcgtagaggacccgagttcacctgggagcatgaagattagatgaagaagaaatacccgcatctatttccagaagattcgtcaacaccttcaacagcttaaaatttcgggacgaaatttatttaacgggtaggtactgtagtgacctgaacttttccatgtttatatatattaattgagattgatatttacatgattaaatgtttccaacatgttaagcaatcaaacttgttaagacttgattaattgaaatatgtttcatatagacaattgaccatccaagttgaccggtgattcacgaacgttaaaacttgtaaaaactatatgatgacatatatatggatatatatatagttaacatgatactatgataagtaaatatatcattaagtatattaacaatgaactacatatgtaaaaacaatactactaacttaatgatttttaaacgagacatatatgtaacgattatcgttgtaaagacatttaatgtatatatatcatattaagagatattcatacatgataatatcatgataatataataatttaaaatctcatttgatattataaacattgggttaacaacatttaacaagatcgttaacctaaaggtttcaaaacaacacttacatgtaacgactaacgatgacttaacgactcagttaaaatgtatatacatgtagtgttttaatatgtatttatacacttttgaaagacttcaatacacttatcaaaatacttctacttaacaaaaatgcttacaattacatcgtcgttcagtttcatcaacaattctactcgtatgcacccgtattcgtactcgtacaatacacagcttttagatgtatgtactattggtatatacactccaatgatcagctcttagcagcccatgtgagtcacctaacacatgtgggaaccatcatttggcaactagcatgaaatatctcataaaattacaaaaatatgagtaatcattcatgacttatttacatgaaaacaaaattacatatcctttatatctaatccatacaccaactaccaaaaacacctacaaacactttcattcttcaattttcttcatctaattgatctctctcaagttctatcttcaagttctaagtgttcttcatatattctacaagttctagttacataaaatcaagaatactttcaagtttgctagctcacttccaatcttgtaaggtgatcatctaacctcaagaaatctttatttcttacattaggttatcattctaatacaaggtaataatcatattcaaactttggttcaatttctataactataacaatcttatttcaagtgatgatcttacttgaacttgttttcgtgtcatgattctgcttcaagaacttcgagccatccaaggatccgttgaagctagatccatttttctcttttccagtaggtttatccaaggaacttaaggtagtaatgatgttcataacatcattcgattcatacatataaagctatcttattcgaaggtttaaacttgtaatcactagaacatagtttagttaattctaaacttgttcgcaaacaaaagttaatccttctaacttgacttttaaaatcaactaaacacatgttctatatctatatgatatgctaacttaatgatttaaaacccggaaacacgaaaaacaccgtaaaaccggatttacgccgtcgtagtaacaccgcgggctgttttgggttagttaattaaaaactatgataaactttgatttaaaagttgttattctgagaaaatgatttttattatgaacatgaaactatatccaaaaattatggttaaactcaaagtggaagtatgttttctaaaatggtcatctagacgtcgttctttcgactgaaatgactacctttacaaaaatgacttgtaacttatttttccgactataaacctatactttttctgtttagattcataaaatagagttcaatatgaaaccatagcagtttgattcactcaaaacggatttaaaatgaagaagttatgggtaaaacaagattggataatttttctcattttagctacgtgaaaattggtaacaaatctattccaaccataacttaatcaacttgtattgtatattatgtaatcttgagataccatagacacgtatacaatgtttcgacctatcatgtcgacacatctatatatatttcagaacaaccatagacactctatatgtgaatgttgtagttagctatacagggttgaggttgattctaaaatatatatagtttgagttgtgatcaatactgagatacgtatacactgggtcgtggattgattcaagataatatttatcgatttatttctgtacatctaactgtggacaactagttgtaggttactaacgaggacagctgacttaataaacttaaaacatcaaaatatattaaaagtgttgtaaatatattttgaacatactttgatatatatgtatatattgttataggttcgttaatcaaccagtggccaagtcttacttcccgacgaagtaaaaatctgtgaaagtgagttatagtcccacttttaaaatctaatatttttgggatgagaatacatgcaggttttataaatgatttacaaaatagacacaagtacgtgaaactacattctatggttgaattatcaaaatcgaatatgcccctttttattaagtctggtaatctaagaattagggaacagacaccctaattgatgcgaatcctaaagatagatctatcgggcccaacaagccccatccaaagtaccggatgctttagtacttcgaaatttatatcatatccgaagggtgtcccggaatgatggggatattcttaaatatgcatcttgttaatgtcggttaccaggtgttcaccatatgaatgatttttatctctatgtatgggatgtgtattgaaatatgaaatcttgtggtctattattatgatttgatatatataggttaaacctataactcaccaacattttttttgacattttaagcatgtttagtctcaggtgattattaagagcttccgctgtcacatacttaaataaggacgagatttggagtccatgcttgtatgatattgtgtaaaaactgcattcaagaaacttattttgttgtaacatatttgtattgtaaaccattatgtaatggtcgtgtgtaaacaggatattttagattatcattatttgataatctacgtaaagctttttaaacctttattgataaaataaaggttatggtttgttttaaaatgaatgcagtctttgaaaaacgtctcatatagaggtcaaaacctcgcaacgaaatcaattaatatggaacgtttttaatcaataagaacgggacatttcataagacttggccactggtcgattcacgaacctataacaaatatgtacatatatatcaaagtatgttcaaaatatatttacaacacttttaatacattttgatgttttaagtttattaagtcagctgtcctcgctagtaacctacaactagttgtacaaagttagatgtacagaaaaaaattgatatatattatcttgaatcaatccatgacccagtgtatacacgtctcaggctagatcacaactcaaagtatatatatttttagaatcaacctcaaccctgtatagctaactcccacattactgcatatagagtgtctatgattgttccaaataatatatacacatgggtcgatatgatatgtcaaaacatttgcatacgtgtctatggtatcccaagattacataatatattagaatacatgtataatacaatataagttagctaggatatgattaatatagatttgttaccaattttcacgttgctacaacaagaaaaattatccaattttgttttacccataacttcttcattttaaatccgttttgagtgaatcaaattgctatggtttcatattgaactctattttatgaatataaatagaaaaagtataggtttatagtcaaaaatataagttacaagtcgtttttgtaaaggtagtcatttcagtcgaaagaacgacgtctagatgaccattttagaaaacatactttcactttgagtttaatcatgatttttggatagtttcatgttcataagaaaaatcattttcccagaagaacaacttttaaatcaaagtttatcatagtttttaattaactaacccaaaacagcccgcggtgttactacgacggcgtatgtccggttttacagtgttcttcgtgtttccaggttttaaatcattaagttagcatatcatatagatatagaacatgtgtttattttattttaaaagtcaagttagaaggattaacttttgtttgcgaacaagtttagaattaactaaactatgttctagtgattacaaatttaaaccttcgaataagatagttttatatgtatgaatcgaatgatgttatgaacatcattactatctcaagttttctggataaagctactagaaatgaaaaaaatggatctagcttcaaaggatccttggatggcttgaaagttcttgaagcagaatcatgacacgaaaaacaagttcaagtaagatttccactcgaaataagattgttatagttatagaaattgaatcaaagtttgaatatgagtattaccttgtattagaaatgtatcttactgtaaataagaaagatttcttgaggttggatgatcactctacaagattggaagtaagctagcaaacttggaagtattcttgattttatgaaactagaacttgtagaatttatgaagaacacttagaacttgaagatagaacttgagagagatcaattagatgaataaaattgaataaataaagtgtttgtaggtgtttttggtcgttggtgtatggattagatataaaggatatgtaattttgttttcatgtaaataagtcatgaatgattactcatatttttgtaattttatgagatatttcatgctagttgccaaatgatggttcccacatgtgttaggtgactcacatgggctgctaagagctgatcattggagtgtatataccaatagtacgtacatttaaaagctgtgtattgtacgagtacgaatacgggtgcacacgagtagaattgttgatgaaactgaacgaggatgtaattgtaagaatttttgttaagtagaagtattttgataagtgtcttgaagtctttcaaaagggtatgaatacatattaaaacactacatgtatatacattttaactgagtcgttaagtcatcgttagtcgttacatgtaagtgttgttttgaaaccttcaggttaacgatcttgttaaatgttgttagcccaatgtttataatatcaaatgagattttaaattattatattatcatgataatatgatgtatgaatatctcttaatatgatatatatacattaaatgtctttacaacgataatcgttacatatatgtctcgtttcaaaatcattaagttagtagtcttgcttttacatatgtagttcattgttaatatacttaatgatatgtttacttatcataatatcatgttaactatatatatatatatccatatatatgtcatcatatagtttttacaagttttaacgttcgtgaatcaccggtcaacttgggtggtcaattgtctatatgaaacctatttcaattaatcaagtcttaacaagtttgattgcttaacatgttggaaacacttaatcatgtaaataaaaatttcatttaatatatataaacatggaaaagttcaggtcactacatgtcAGATTCTGCAACCCtaacctgatgatacccagatcgTAAATCTATCTTTGAGAAATATGAAGCACCCtgcaactgatcgaataaatcatctattctaggcAGCGAGTACTTATTCTTTACTGTTctcttattcaactcccgataatctatacacatacgcatggtactatctttctttttaacaaataatactGGTGCACCCCAAGGAGAAGAACTCAGTCAAATAAACCCATGATCTAAAAGCTCCTGAATTTGTGACATCATCTCACAAATTTCTGAAGTCGCTAAACGATATGGAGCTTTGGCAACTGGAGTGGCTCCAggcaccaattcaatcttatactctacttctcttatcGGCGGTAACCCTGGTAACTCGTCTGGAAACACTTCTGGAAACTCTGAGACTACCGGAATATCGGCTAatgctttcttttctttcttaccaTCTACTACATAAGCTAGGAACGATTCACACCCTTTTGATAAAGATTTCTTGGCTTTCATCATtgatatcaacggaaaattatacccaccccgttcccctcgggctataacacgggttccatcagctaaacgaaaggaaatcattttcctatcgcacttaatactagctctaagtgggctcagccaatccattcctaacactacatcaaagctagaaatgggtaacactaaacaagtcatagGAAATGACTTTCCTTCAATATCAATACTAACCCCAGTCACAAACGTTGTGACGGGTGTGATTTTTACATCACCTACATCTACTCTAACCGGTTCAGGCATTACAGTAGCAGGTATATTCAACTTAGCACAAAAGTCTAATGACATAAAAGACTTAttcgcaccacaatcaaacaatatacGAGAACGTATTGAGTTGATtaaaaacataccggtgatcacataGTCAGTTTCTGTAGccttctcaactgacatctgaaaagctctggcctctgctgtgggagggttcttcctcttctgcccactcgaggcagtagacCCTCCAACTGATGCCGAACACGCACCTGACCCTGCCCCGGTAACTCATACTCTTGGACGAACAACTTACAGCACGATACCCTGGTtaatgacaactccaacacacatttcTTAGAAATGAGCACGCTTGGGACTCATGCCCGATAACACCACACCTCAAACACCGTCTTGTTGCTTCTGAACATTGACCACTGTGTGTAGACTTACAAGTGTGGCACCAATTCCCTCTACCTGATTCAGACCCAGAACCACTCTGTTGACTCTTACCTTTCTGTCTAAACCCAAATGATTTCTTTGACTTGCCACTGGATTGACCACCCGTTTGACCACTCGGAGTCATCATACTCCCTGTCATCATTCCTCTTGCTGCTTTCAAATCACTTTCCACCATTCTGGCTATAACAAAGGCCTGAGACAAACTAGCTGCCATTCTCACTGACATTCTACATTTTGGCAAGATCACATTAACAAAATATTGAATTCTTGATGCTTCATCTGGTACCCACTGAGATACAAATCTCAACTTATCCATAAACTGACCAATCACTTCATCAATTAACATCTGAGGCGTCATTCTCATTTCTAAAAACTCAGTCTTCATTTGGTTAAGATCAAACGAAGAACAATATTGTTCACAAACTTTCCCTTGGAACTGTTCCCAAGTAATCTGATTAACATACTCCTTCGAGATACTGGACGTCAATGCATTCCATCAAATCATTGCTCTACCCTTTAACAATCTACAAGCTTACATAACCCGCAACTCCGGTTCACATTGACAGGCTTCCAAAGCCCTTTCAACCTCCATCAACCAATTCATAGTTTCTGTCGGGTCAGAACTTCCCGAATACTCTGGGGGTTTGCAATCTAAGAACTGTTTATAAGTACATTTCTTATGGGGCTGAATAAAGGGTTGTTGGAACATCTGTGTTTGGTACGGGTTCATTAACATTGGATTTTGAAATGGAAAAGTATTTTGTGGTGGCATGTAGTACTGTTGAGGCGGTTGATTTTGCATTGGGTATTGGAATTGAGTCTGGTTCATGTTGGGTATTGTTTGGGATTGTGCTGTATGAAATCCAGGTGGCGTATGATCATTTCCCGCAGGATTTACCAACTCAAGCTCAATAATTTTATCCTGAGCTTCTTTCAGTTTACTTTCTAACTCATGTATATAACTCTGTTGATCATCATCATCGGACTCAACACCCTCATCTGGTGCTCTGTATGTTCCGGGGTTTGTCGGGCCGGTAGCGTTTGCATCTCTGTTAGCCATACCTATGCTACAAAATAGCTCACATGAAATCTTAGTGGATAACTGGTTAGCTAAACACAACTAACGTACACGTATCCCTTGTAACAtcctgcatttttccgttaaattattttaacgcccgtctttttattttaataatatcctcagtatctcgattcgcatcctccattagcttacattcttaaaatatttttcgtcatttggattataacatctctcgttctctcgtgtaatttaaaaatattcgttcggttaattcccgcaccagattacaaacttgagggactaaacttgccaaagtgtcaaagat
The window above is part of the Rutidosis leptorrhynchoides isolate AG116_Rl617_1_P2 chromosome 1, CSIRO_AGI_Rlap_v1, whole genome shotgun sequence genome. Proteins encoded here:
- the LOC139849050 gene encoding uncharacterized protein, which encodes MSVEKATETDYVITGMFLINSIRSRILFDCGANKSFMSLDFCAKLNIPATVMPEPVRVDVGDVKITPVTTFVTGVSIDIEGKSFPMTSKKSLSKGCESFLAYVVDGKKEKKALADIPVVSEFPEVFPDELPGLPPIREVEYKIELVPGATPVAKAPYRLATSEICEMMSQIQELLDHGFI